The following are encoded in a window of Balaenoptera ricei isolate mBalRic1 chromosome 1, mBalRic1.hap2, whole genome shotgun sequence genomic DNA:
- the PPCS gene encoding phosphopantothenate--cysteine ligase isoform X1 yields MAAVDLVAEFPQPAGAARWAEVMARFAARLGAQGRRVVLVTSGGTKVPLEARPVRFLDNFSSGRRGATSAEAFLAAGYGVLFLYRARSAFPFAHRFPPQTWLSALRPSGQAASGLLSLEAEEKALPGFAAALRSYQEAEAAGTFLAIEFTTLADYLHLLQAAAQALNPLGSSAMFYLAAAVSDFYVPVSEMPEHKIQSSGGPLQITMKMVPKMLSPLVKDWAPKAFIISFKLETDPSIVIDRARNALEIYRHQVVVANILDSRRSFVVIITKDSETKLLLSEEEVGKGIEIEEKIVDDLLSRHTAFIHDKN; encoded by the exons ATGGCGGCAGTGGACCTGGTCGCCGAGTTCCCCCAGCCCGCCGGTGCTGCGCGCTGGGCCGAGGTGATGGCTCGGTTCGCCGCCAGGCTAGGCGCGCAGGGCCGACGGGTAGTGTTGGTCACGTCCGGCGGCACCAAGGTCCCCCTGGAAGCCCGGCCTGTGCGCTTCCTGGACAACTTCAGCAGCGGGCGGCGCGGTGCTACCTCGGCCGAAGCCTTCCTGGCCGCGGGCTATGGGGTCCTGTTTCTGTACCGTGCTCGCTCTGCCTTCCCCTTTGCCCACCGCTTCCCGCCCCAGACCTGGCTGTCGGCTCTGCGGCCCTCCGGCCAAGCGGCTTCGGGCTTGCTGAGCTTGGAGGCAGAGGAGAAGGCACTCCCGGGCTTCGCTGCGGCTCTGCGGAGCTACCAGGAGGCTGAGGCTGCCGGCACCTTCCTGGCCATAGAGTTCACCACTTTGGCAGACTATTTGCATCTACTGCAGGCTGCAGCCCAGGCGCTCAATCCTCTAG GCTCTTCTGCGATGTTTTACCTGGCTGCGGCCGTGTCAGATTTCTATGTTCCTGTGTCTGAAATGCCTGAACACAAGATCCAGTCATCTGGGGGCCCACTGCAG ATAACAATGAAGATGGTGCCAAAAATGCTTTCTCCTTTGGTTAAAGACTGGGCTCCCAAAGcatttataatttcctttaagTTGGAGACTGACCCCTCCATTGTAATTGATCGTGCACGGAATGCTTTGGAAATTTATCGACATCAAGTGGTGGTGGCTAATATCCTTGATTCACGTCGGTCCTTTGTGGTTATTATAACCAAAGACTCAGAAACCAAGTTATTGTTATCAGAGGAAGAAGTAGGAAAAGGCATAGAGATAGAAGAGAAGATAGTGGATGATCTTCTGTCTCGACATACCGCTTTTATACATGACAAAAACTGA
- the PPCS gene encoding phosphopantothenate--cysteine ligase isoform X2 encodes MFYLAAAVSDFYVPVSEMPEHKIQSSGGPLQITMKMVPKMLSPLVKDWAPKAFIISFKLETDPSIVIDRARNALEIYRHQVVVANILDSRRSFVVIITKDSETKLLLSEEEVGKGIEIEEKIVDDLLSRHTAFIHDKN; translated from the exons ATGTTTTACCTGGCTGCGGCCGTGTCAGATTTCTATGTTCCTGTGTCTGAAATGCCTGAACACAAGATCCAGTCATCTGGGGGCCCACTGCAG ATAACAATGAAGATGGTGCCAAAAATGCTTTCTCCTTTGGTTAAAGACTGGGCTCCCAAAGcatttataatttcctttaagTTGGAGACTGACCCCTCCATTGTAATTGATCGTGCACGGAATGCTTTGGAAATTTATCGACATCAAGTGGTGGTGGCTAATATCCTTGATTCACGTCGGTCCTTTGTGGTTATTATAACCAAAGACTCAGAAACCAAGTTATTGTTATCAGAGGAAGAAGTAGGAAAAGGCATAGAGATAGAAGAGAAGATAGTGGATGATCTTCTGTCTCGACATACCGCTTTTATACATGACAAAAACTGA
- the PPCS gene encoding phosphopantothenate--cysteine ligase isoform X3, whose translation MKMVPKMLSPLVKDWAPKAFIISFKLETDPSIVIDRARNALEIYRHQVVVANILDSRRSFVVIITKDSETKLLLSEEEVGKGIEIEEKIVDDLLSRHTAFIHDKN comes from the coding sequence ATGAAGATGGTGCCAAAAATGCTTTCTCCTTTGGTTAAAGACTGGGCTCCCAAAGcatttataatttcctttaagTTGGAGACTGACCCCTCCATTGTAATTGATCGTGCACGGAATGCTTTGGAAATTTATCGACATCAAGTGGTGGTGGCTAATATCCTTGATTCACGTCGGTCCTTTGTGGTTATTATAACCAAAGACTCAGAAACCAAGTTATTGTTATCAGAGGAAGAAGTAGGAAAAGGCATAGAGATAGAAGAGAAGATAGTGGATGATCTTCTGTCTCGACATACCGCTTTTATACATGACAAAAACTGA